The following proteins come from a genomic window of Maribacter sp. HTCC2170:
- a CDS encoding peptide-methionine (S)-S-oxide reductase: MRELTKIAFGGGCHWCTEAVFQSLIGVVNVEQGYVASYGEHGSFSEAVIVLFNDEVITLQILIEVHLHTHKSTSEHSMREKYRSAIYTFSKEQSQEAKNILQKFQYEFDHQLVTKVYPFSEFKASSEAIQNYHQKNPEKPFCKKYINPKLIFIRDKFSNQVNKNFIITN; encoded by the coding sequence ATGAGAGAATTAACAAAAATAGCATTTGGTGGAGGTTGTCATTGGTGTACCGAAGCTGTTTTTCAATCTTTAATAGGTGTTGTAAATGTAGAACAAGGTTATGTAGCATCATATGGTGAACATGGCTCGTTTTCTGAAGCTGTAATTGTTTTATTCAATGATGAAGTCATTACACTTCAAATCCTGATTGAAGTTCATTTGCACACGCACAAGAGTACTTCAGAGCACTCAATGAGAGAAAAATATCGTTCGGCCATTTATACATTTTCCAAGGAACAATCGCAAGAGGCTAAAAACATATTGCAAAAGTTTCAATATGAATTTGACCATCAACTGGTAACAAAAGTGTATCCATTTTCGGAATTTAAAGCCTCAAGTGAAGCTATTCAGAATTATCATCAAAAAAATCCTGAAAAACCGTTTTGTAAAAAGTATATAAATCCTAAATTGATATTTATAAGAGATAAGTTTTCAAATCAAGTCAACAAAAATTTTATCATAACGAACTAA
- a CDS encoding alpha/beta hydrolase, with amino-acid sequence MKKGAPPTIFFLGTIDVLIPVENAEYYNKVMEKVGSRCELLLYKRQGHGFFNYKNLEHYKKTVGEADKFLQSLNYVTAAPSVKIE; translated from the coding sequence ATCAAAAAAGGAGCCCCTCCCACAATTTTCTTCCTTGGAACAATTGATGTGCTGATTCCTGTTGAAAACGCAGAATATTATAATAAAGTAATGGAAAAAGTCGGGAGCAGATGTGAGCTACTGTTATATAAGCGTCAAGGTCATGGGTTCTTTAATTACAAGAATTTAGAACATTACAAGAAAACTGTTGGCGAAGCAGATAAATTTTTACAATCGCTAAACTATGTAACAGCTGCCCCAAGTGTGAAAATTGAATAA
- a CDS encoding TPM domain-containing protein, whose product MKKKALLIIGSIGIIYFFVSYLLPNYIGVPLAAYESYKNRSEYEKENSGNRLNELVLDSIGDFPFPIGSVSDYEKVFSEGQILKLTEIISSYEQETTREIAIVSVSSIEPYIDIQKYSTDLANEWGIGKAETNNGLLILFSKNLQEISISTGLGTEKILTDEICKKVIDSTIIPQFKNGKYLAGIEKGMAELTKQWD is encoded by the coding sequence ATGAAGAAAAAAGCATTACTAATAATTGGGTCGATTGGCATAATCTATTTTTTCGTTTCCTACCTTCTGCCAAATTATATTGGTGTACCTCTAGCTGCTTACGAATCCTATAAAAACCGGTCTGAATATGAAAAAGAAAATTCCGGCAATAGATTAAATGAACTCGTTTTAGACAGTATTGGGGATTTTCCTTTTCCTATTGGTTCTGTTTCAGATTATGAAAAAGTATTTAGTGAAGGTCAAATCTTAAAACTGACTGAAATAATTTCCAGCTATGAACAAGAAACTACACGAGAAATCGCAATTGTATCTGTAAGCAGTATTGAGCCATATATTGATATTCAAAAATACTCGACGGATTTAGCGAACGAATGGGGAATTGGAAAAGCTGAAACGAACAATGGACTTTTGATATTATTTAGTAAAAATCTACAGGAAATTAGTATTTCGACGGGATTGGGGACAGAAAAAATATTGACCGACGAAATATGCAAAAAAGTCATTGATTCAACTATAATTCCTCAATTCAAAAATGGAAAATATCTTGCCGGAATAGAAAAAGGAATGGCAGAATTAACTAAGCAATGGGATTAA
- a CDS encoding winged helix-turn-helix domain-containing protein: MCPRLFKIASFTFVCILLFISKGNAQSRQDERHIEVSLRMIGHQVLLSSGDSISRILPIKKEDDRYRIQFESEFEFFPDELVNTINQVVKETSLSTSYIVEVEKCETGEVVYGYEMNDLEQTDIIPCKLRVQPKSCFSLLFTLMGTSEPKESLHDVTQGLSNGSPPKAGKVTYSIISILLIFMLGAFVFLRWRRRNTIVDSNLISLGEYQFDKRNTELLFENQRTELTGKEADLLLLLYNAVNTSVEREVILNKVWGDEGDYVGRTLDVFISKLRKKFEADPKVKIVNIRGVGYKLVIGV, encoded by the coding sequence ATGTGCCCAAGACTGTTTAAAATAGCTTCGTTCACTTTTGTCTGCATATTGCTGTTCATTTCAAAGGGTAATGCACAATCTAGGCAAGACGAAAGACATATAGAAGTGTCATTGCGGATGATCGGACATCAAGTCCTTCTCAGTTCAGGTGATAGTATCTCTCGAATATTACCTATCAAAAAGGAAGATGATCGGTATAGAATTCAATTCGAATCTGAATTTGAATTCTTCCCGGATGAACTGGTCAATACAATTAATCAAGTTGTCAAAGAAACGAGTTTGTCAACCAGCTATATCGTGGAGGTGGAGAAATGTGAAACCGGTGAAGTGGTCTATGGTTATGAAATGAACGATTTGGAACAAACGGACATAATCCCCTGCAAATTAAGAGTTCAACCCAAATCCTGTTTTAGTCTTTTATTCACCTTGATGGGTACAAGTGAACCAAAAGAATCATTGCATGACGTTACTCAAGGTCTTTCTAACGGATCGCCTCCTAAAGCAGGTAAAGTAACTTATTCAATAATATCTATACTGCTTATTTTTATGCTTGGTGCCTTTGTTTTTCTGAGGTGGAGAAGGCGTAATACTATTGTTGATTCGAATTTGATCTCCTTAGGTGAATACCAGTTTGACAAAAGAAATACAGAGCTATTATTTGAAAATCAAAGAACTGAGCTTACTGGAAAAGAAGCAGATCTGCTCCTTTTGCTTTACAATGCTGTCAACACAAGTGTTGAACGAGAGGTTATTCTAAATAAAGTCTGGGGAGACGAAGGCGATTATGTTGGCAGGACCTTGGATGTTTTCATATCGAAATTGCGCAAGAAATTCGAAGCTGATCCAAAGGTGAAAATTGTAAACATTCGTGGGGTCGGGTATAAGCTTGTTATAGGTGTTTAG
- a CDS encoding GNAT family N-acetyltransferase: protein MEKEYLFKSERLGFRNWEENDLKELEIMNSDVEVMEHFPKTLAKKENKALFEKLRLHYKKHNHTYFATEILESGELIGFIGLVFQDYKTDFTPAVDIGWRLKKSAWGKGFATEGAKKCIDFGFNKLNLDKIIAICTVKNSKSENVMKKIGMNKIGEFNHPKLKEFPDLEKCICYGINKNM from the coding sequence TTGGAAAAAGAATACCTATTTAAATCTGAAAGACTTGGATTTCGCAATTGGGAGGAAAACGATTTGAAAGAATTGGAGATAATGAATTCTGATGTTGAAGTAATGGAGCATTTCCCAAAAACCTTGGCAAAAAAGGAGAACAAGGCATTATTCGAAAAACTAAGACTTCATTACAAAAAACACAACCACACGTATTTCGCAACAGAAATTTTAGAGAGCGGAGAATTAATCGGGTTTATTGGTCTGGTATTTCAAGATTACAAAACCGATTTCACCCCTGCAGTTGACATTGGTTGGCGGCTGAAAAAAAGTGCTTGGGGCAAAGGTTTTGCAACAGAAGGCGCTAAAAAATGTATTGACTTTGGATTCAACAAACTGAATTTAGATAAAATAATCGCTATTTGTACCGTGAAGAATTCTAAATCAGAAAACGTCATGAAAAAAATCGGAATGAATAAAATTGGAGAATTCAATCATCCAAAACTAAAAGAATTTCCTGACCTTGAAAAATGTATTTGTTACGGAATAAATAAAAACATGTAG